Proteins from a genomic interval of Molothrus ater isolate BHLD 08-10-18 breed brown headed cowbird chromosome 10, BPBGC_Mater_1.1, whole genome shotgun sequence:
- the LRRC34 gene encoding leucine-rich repeat-containing protein 34 isoform X1, with product MAQQVMSVVADLHLHYVQACQNLSQPENPFIARVLQEADKKDEISTKGITLKLAGNNHLVPVPRVTDDDLAVLVSVLGQAPLVTGLDLAYNLLTDVGAKTMAVFLQENSTLQYLNLMFNDIGTSGAELIAGALHSNQSLVHLRMTGNRIGNQGGMFFASMLKINSTLKKLDLGDCDVGLRCLIATAIALTQNKSLKAINLNRPLLSSQQEETTVHIARMLRSNSSLVELHLGKHEMKNFGVERLCDALYENSTLRYLDLSCNNIICDGAKFLGELLRKNQTLEILDLDANRIEDVGAIYLSEALAMRNRTLKALSIVNNNITGKGLVALAQAMHSNMTLSHIYIWGNKLDRSTCAAFSELLAVERLQPDCTDVAPYKVDGEILLAELSHGLAKHRYWSPRCAAVAPGAANASLEIVPVSEYL from the exons ATGGCTCAG caggtCATGTCGGTTGTTGCAGATCTTCACCTGCATTACGTGCAGGCCTGTCAAAATTTGAGCCAGCCTGAAAACCCCTTCATTGCTCGTGTGCTTCAAGAAGCTGATAAAAAGGatgaaat AAGTACAAAAGGAATCACATTAAAATTAGCTGGAAATAATCACCTGGTGCCTGTGCCGAGAGTTACAGATGATGATCTTGCAGTTCTTGTCTCTGTCTTGGGCCAAGCTCCCTTAGTCACAG GTTTGGATCTTGCCTATAATTTATTGACTGATGTTGGAGCAAAGACCATGGCAGTATTCCTCCAG GAAAACTCCACTCTGCAGTATCTGAACCTGATGTTCAATGACATTGGCACAAGTGGGGCAGAGCTGATAGCAGGAGCACTCCAT AGCAATCAAAGTCTTGTGCACCTGAGAATGACTGGAAACAGAATAGGAAACCAAGGTGGGATGTTTTTTGCTTCAATGCTAAAAATCAACTCAACCTTAAAGAAGTTGGATCTTGGAGACTGTGATGTG gGCCTGCGGTGTCTGATAGCGACAGCCATAGCCCTGACTCAGAACAAATCACTCAAAGCCATAAACCTCAATCGTCCTTTGCTATCCAGCCAACAG GAAGAGACCACAGTTCATATAGCTCGGATGCTGAGGAGTAATTCTTCTCTTGTGGAACTACATTTGGGCaaacatgaaatgaaaaactTTGGTGTAGAGCGACTGTGTGATGCCCTGTATGAAAACTCCACCCTGAGATACCTTGACCTTAGCTG TAATAACATAATCTGTGATGGTGCTAAATTTTTGGGAGAGCTACTAAGAAAGAACCAAACCCTGGAGATCCTGGATCTTGATGCAAACAGAATAGAGGATGTTGGAGCCATTTACCTGAGTGAGGCCTTGGCCATGCGGAACAGGACTCTGAAGGC GTTGTCCATTGTAAACAACAATATAACTGGCAAAGGACTTGTAGCTCTTGCACAGGCAATGCATTCCAACATGACACTTTCCCATATTTACATCTGGGGGAACAAACTTGACAGAAGCACCTGTGCA GCATTCTCGGAGCTGCTCGCGGTGGAGCGCCTGCAGCCGGACTGCACGGACGTGGCTCCCTACAAGGTGGACGGGGAGAttctcctggcagagctgtcccacGGGCTGGCCAAGCACCGCTACTGGAGCCCGCGCTGCGCTGCCGTGGCCCCCGGCGCCGCCAACGCCAGCCTGGAAATCGTCCCTGTCTCGGAGTATTTGTGA
- the LRRC34 gene encoding leucine-rich repeat-containing protein 34 isoform X2, producing the protein MAQVMSVVADLHLHYVQACQNLSQPENPFIARVLQEADKKDEISTKGITLKLAGNNHLVPVPRVTDDDLAVLVSVLGQAPLVTGLDLAYNLLTDVGAKTMAVFLQENSTLQYLNLMFNDIGTSGAELIAGALHSNQSLVHLRMTGNRIGNQGGMFFASMLKINSTLKKLDLGDCDVGLRCLIATAIALTQNKSLKAINLNRPLLSSQQEETTVHIARMLRSNSSLVELHLGKHEMKNFGVERLCDALYENSTLRYLDLSCNNIICDGAKFLGELLRKNQTLEILDLDANRIEDVGAIYLSEALAMRNRTLKALSIVNNNITGKGLVALAQAMHSNMTLSHIYIWGNKLDRSTCAAFSELLAVERLQPDCTDVAPYKVDGEILLAELSHGLAKHRYWSPRCAAVAPGAANASLEIVPVSEYL; encoded by the exons ATGGCTCAG gtCATGTCGGTTGTTGCAGATCTTCACCTGCATTACGTGCAGGCCTGTCAAAATTTGAGCCAGCCTGAAAACCCCTTCATTGCTCGTGTGCTTCAAGAAGCTGATAAAAAGGatgaaat AAGTACAAAAGGAATCACATTAAAATTAGCTGGAAATAATCACCTGGTGCCTGTGCCGAGAGTTACAGATGATGATCTTGCAGTTCTTGTCTCTGTCTTGGGCCAAGCTCCCTTAGTCACAG GTTTGGATCTTGCCTATAATTTATTGACTGATGTTGGAGCAAAGACCATGGCAGTATTCCTCCAG GAAAACTCCACTCTGCAGTATCTGAACCTGATGTTCAATGACATTGGCACAAGTGGGGCAGAGCTGATAGCAGGAGCACTCCAT AGCAATCAAAGTCTTGTGCACCTGAGAATGACTGGAAACAGAATAGGAAACCAAGGTGGGATGTTTTTTGCTTCAATGCTAAAAATCAACTCAACCTTAAAGAAGTTGGATCTTGGAGACTGTGATGTG gGCCTGCGGTGTCTGATAGCGACAGCCATAGCCCTGACTCAGAACAAATCACTCAAAGCCATAAACCTCAATCGTCCTTTGCTATCCAGCCAACAG GAAGAGACCACAGTTCATATAGCTCGGATGCTGAGGAGTAATTCTTCTCTTGTGGAACTACATTTGGGCaaacatgaaatgaaaaactTTGGTGTAGAGCGACTGTGTGATGCCCTGTATGAAAACTCCACCCTGAGATACCTTGACCTTAGCTG TAATAACATAATCTGTGATGGTGCTAAATTTTTGGGAGAGCTACTAAGAAAGAACCAAACCCTGGAGATCCTGGATCTTGATGCAAACAGAATAGAGGATGTTGGAGCCATTTACCTGAGTGAGGCCTTGGCCATGCGGAACAGGACTCTGAAGGC GTTGTCCATTGTAAACAACAATATAACTGGCAAAGGACTTGTAGCTCTTGCACAGGCAATGCATTCCAACATGACACTTTCCCATATTTACATCTGGGGGAACAAACTTGACAGAAGCACCTGTGCA GCATTCTCGGAGCTGCTCGCGGTGGAGCGCCTGCAGCCGGACTGCACGGACGTGGCTCCCTACAAGGTGGACGGGGAGAttctcctggcagagctgtcccacGGGCTGGCCAAGCACCGCTACTGGAGCCCGCGCTGCGCTGCCGTGGCCCCCGGCGCCGCCAACGCCAGCCTGGAAATCGTCCCTGTCTCGGAGTATTTGTGA